A stretch of the Marmota flaviventris isolate mMarFla1 chromosome 12, mMarFla1.hap1, whole genome shotgun sequence genome encodes the following:
- the LOC114092312 gene encoding sperm motility kinase 2B-like gives MVSQSREMSVGLQGPGSCKEAVFQDQYEVLRDIGYGGYGQVKLARHRLTGAEVAVKVVENIEQNLQVLCEPDMMRTLEHPNVIQLFQVIETSSNIYMVMEPAGGGQLVSHVPEDGLQEEEARRLFRQMVCAVGYCHAQGIVHRDLKPDNILLDAGGNIKLIDFGLSTRVTSGQNWKDFWGSLFHLATRCVLRQAFEGPPVDIWRLGVILYFMLTGRCPFVGPATPAMRRQIVLETYFGTRHVSVEARRLIDQILTLDPRKQPTVQQILQHPWLTQGEQYLPLRCSEALPKHPDPEIMTILIDMGYDPYKIWVSLAKRNFDTAMATYLILKHQKSQGAGCMFQGKPGPPRFKPHPHPVLPKRSHSEPALHTFPCEPQLSMENGQTGQKGLRRASQQAIHLPFLPASTPTPDTGSPHNNRNRRKRVTRRIAACVRHLCCCLPRVSKKVVPV, from the coding sequence ATGGTCAGCCAGAGTAGAGAGATGAGTGTAGGGCTGCAGGGGCCCGGCTCCTGCAAAGAAGCAGTCTTCCAGGACCAGTATGAGGTCCTGAGGGACATTGGGTATGGCGGGTATGGCCAGGTAAAACTAGCCCGCCATCGCCTCACTGGGGCAGAGGTGGCAGTGAAAGTCGTGGAGAATATAGAGCAGAACCTCCAGGTCCTCTGTGAGCCAGATATGATGAGAACCCTGGAGCATCCCAACGTGATCCAGTTGTTCCAGGTTATTGAGACCTCCAGCAATATCTACATGGTGATGGAGCCCGCAGGTGGGGGACAGCTAGTTAGCCACGTCCCAGAGGATGGCCTGCAGGAGGAAGAGGCCCGGCGGCTTTTCCGGCAGATGGTGTGTGCAGTGGGCTACTGCCATGCCCAGGGCATCGTGCACCGAGACCTGAAGCCAGACAACATCCTGTTGGATGCCGGAGGCAACATTAAGCTTATTGACTTCGGCCTCAGCACCAGGGTCACCTCTGGGCAGAACTGGAAGGACTTCTGGGGCAGTCTCTTTCATCTTGCTACCAGATGTGTCCTGAGGCAAGCGTTTGAGGGCCCCCCAGTGGACATCTGGAGACTGGGCGTCATTCTGTACTTTATGTTGACAGGGAGGTGTCCATTTGTGGGGCCCGCCACTCCGGCGATGCGGAGGCAGATTGTGCTGGAAACCTACTTTGGCACCCGCCATGTGTCTGTCGAAGCCCGGAGGCTCATCGACCAAATACTGACCCTGGATCCCAGGAAGCAGCCTACAGTCCAGCAAATCCTTCAGCACCCATGGCTGACACAGGGTGAGCAGTATTTACCCCTTCGTTGTAGTGAGGCACTCCCCAAACACCCCGACCCTGAAATAATGACCATCTTGATTGATATGGGTTATGATCCTTACAAGATCTGGGTGTCTCTGGCCAAGAGAAATTTCGATACAGCCATGGCTACCTACTTAATCCTGAAGCACCAGAAAAGTCAGGGGGCAGGCTGCATGTTCCAGGGGAAGCCTGGGCCTCCAAGGTTTAAGCCTCACCCACACCCTGTCCTCCCAAAGAGGAGTCACAGTGAGCCTGCCCTTCACACCTTCCCCTGTGAGCCGCAGCTGAGTATGGAGAATGGACAGACAGGGCAGAAGGGCCTCAGAAGGGCCAGCCAGCAGGCCATTCATCTCCCCTTCCTGCCTGCAAGCACCCCCACACCTGATACTGGGTCGCCCCATAACAACAGAAATCGTCGGAAGAGGGTAACTAGGAGGATTGCGGCCTGTGTCCGGCACCTGTGCTGTTGCCTGCCACGAGTCAGTAAGAAGGTGGTGCCAGTGTAA